In Nocardia sp. NBC_00403, one DNA window encodes the following:
- a CDS encoding putative quinol monooxygenase, protein MFSRIVSLKIRPGSRSEFLAAVGRSAAASVREEPGCLRFDVCADRVDPHRFFLYQVYVDDEAAEAHRFTDHFIAWRSAADRYVEPGTQVHYSTDVLVNAN, encoded by the coding sequence GTGTTCAGCCGTATCGTGTCCCTGAAGATCCGGCCCGGCTCTCGCTCCGAATTTCTGGCCGCCGTCGGCCGCAGCGCCGCCGCGTCGGTGCGTGAGGAGCCGGGTTGCCTCCGGTTCGATGTCTGTGCCGACCGCGTGGATCCGCACCGGTTCTTCCTGTACCAGGTATATGTCGACGACGAGGCAGCGGAAGCGCATCGATTCACCGACCATTTCATTGCGTGGCGCAGCGCGGCAGACCGATATGTCGAGCCGGGCACCCAGGTTCACTACAGCACCGATGTCCTCGTCAACGCCAACTGA